The window ACGACGGTCTGTTGTTTCATCCGGCCGTCGTACTCCTCGAGCAGGAGCAACACCTGTTCCTCGTTGCTCAGCAGTTCGTCGCGCGGATCCGGTCGGTCGGAGTCGTCGTCGTCGTCCTCTCCCGCTCCGGCTCCCGTCGCGTCGGCGGCATCCGCCTCCGTAGTCACGTCGGGGCCGGCGCCGGGGCTTCCAGCCGGTGCGTCGTCGGAACCGTTTCGGCCTCGACGAACCCACCACGCTGCACCGAGACCGAGCGTCGCGACGGCGATCGCTCCCGCGACCGCGCCGAGGGTCGAGGTGCCGCCGATACCGCCGCTCGAGACGGTGACGCGGGGTTCGTCGGCGAGGAAGTCGGTGTCGGTACCCTGCCAGATGACGGTCCGGTCGCGCTCGTCGTCGGGCTCGGGTGAGACGGAAGCGAGTTCGTACTCCTCGGGCCAGCTAATCAGCAGTTGGGTCCGATCGTCGAGGTACAGCCCCGAAATCGCGTCGCCGGCACGGAGTTCGTCGCCGTCGACCGCGGCGAACCCGTCCCACCGGAACTCGTACCTGACGACGCCGTACTCCGGATCGAGCGTCTGGCGCTCGGTGTCGACCCGGAACTCGTCGACGGCCATCTCTCGCCCGGTCGCGTCGCTCGCTGCGGCCGCCGTCTCCTCCATGCGACCGGCGAACTCCGCGGTGTAGTTGTCCGGATCCGACTCGATGTCGGCTTCGAGCGTGTCGAACGCCTCGACGCTCTCGTCGTCGTCGAGACGGATCCAGAACTCGACGGTCCATTCGGCCGACCCGTCCGGCTGGAGCGCGACCTCGAGGTGAACGT of the Halobiforma lacisalsi AJ5 genome contains:
- a CDS encoding DUF7345 domain-containing protein, producing MNFRVVSLAVLVLTATLAGAAVPVPGAGASGADGDGVETEPLSAQFDDADADDVHLEVALQPDGSAEWTVEFWIRLDDDESVEAFDTLEADIESDPDNYTAEFAGRMEETAAAASDATGREMAVDEFRVDTERQTLDPEYGVVRYEFRWDGFAAVDGDELRAGDAISGLYLDDRTQLLISWPEEYELASVSPEPDDERDRTVIWQGTDTDFLADEPRVTVSSGGIGGTSTLGAVAGAIAVATLGLGAAWWVRRGRNGSDDAPAGSPGAGPDVTTEADAADATGAGAGEDDDDDSDRPDPRDELLSNEEQVLLLLEEYDGRMKQQTVVEELDWTDAKTSKVVSGLREEGKLESFRLGRENVLSLPDEDPPSESGTLGDKPDDGDDSEE